CTCGATCTCCCAGCGCAGCGCGTCCGCGTCCCAGCGCATCAGCAGCACCTCGTGCCCGAGGCGCAGGTGCGGGCGGAGCCCGAAGGTGTCGGTGACGCGCTCCAGGTAGGCCCGGATGTGCGGCTGCCCGGAGAAGGTGCGGGGCCAGTCCGGATTGGGGGCGAAGGAGAAGGAGTACAGGTGGGACGGCACGTCGCAGGCGCAGCCCGGGTAGCTGTTGTCCCGCCAGGTGCCGCCGACGGAGTCGGACCGCTCCAGGACGACGAAGTCGGTGATCCCCTCGCGGCGCAGCCGGACCGCGGCGCCCAGGCCGCCGAAGCCGGATCCGATCACCGCCACCCGTACGTGTTCGCGCGCGTGCTCGCTCATGCCGCCTCCCGAAGACTCTGCCAGCAATCACTGGCACTGTCCGGGAGGGTAGAACAGCTCACTACCGAGCGGTAGGGGTCCGGTCGGGAAAGTTACCCACGGTACGTCATAGGCTGGCGCACGTGTCGAACGAGGGCGAGGACCGTGAGTACCGCATGGAGGAGTTGGCCGAGGCGGCCGGTATCACCCCTCGTACGCTGCGGTTCTACCGCGAACGCGGACTGATCCCGCCGCCCCGCCGCGAGGGCCGCATCGCCTGGTACGGGCCGCACCACCTGGCCCGGCTGCGCACCGTCGCCGCCCTGCTGGAGCGCGGCCACACCCTCAACGGCATCGCGGACCTGGCGTCCGCGTTCGAGAGCGGCCGCGACGTGGGCGAGGTCCTGGGGCTCGGCGAGCCGACGGAGGAGGAACCGGTGCGGCTCACCCCCGAGCAGCTGGCCGACCACTTCGGCGACCAGGTCACCGCGGAGAACTTCGCCGCCGCCCTCGACCTCGGCTACCTCGCGACGGACGGCGAGGAAATCGTCCACGTCAGCCGCCGCCTGCTGGACGTGTCGTCCGCGCTGGTCGACGAGGGGGTGCCGCTGGCGGCGGTCCTCGCGGCGGCCCGCCGGGTGCGCCACCACGCCGACGCCCTGGCGGAGCTGTTCACCGACCTCCTGCGTGCCCACGCCCGCGACGGGGACGTCGACCGGCTGCGCCCGCTCGCGAAGAGCGTCGTGGAGGCCGAGCTGTCGATGGCCCTGGACCGCCGACTGCGGGCCCGGGACGCGAAGGCGTGAGCGCGGCCCCGGGCGCCGAGGCGCGGCCCGGGGCGCGGGCCCGGGGTACGGGGCGCGGGCCCGGGGTACGGGGTACGGGGCGCGGGCCCGGGGTACGGGGCGCGGGCCCGGGGTACGGGGCGCAGGCCCGGGGCGTGGAGGCGTGAGCGCGACTCAGGGTGTCCGGCCGGTCGGCAGCCGCCACCAGCGGGCCTTGTAGATCCCGCCACCCGCCAACCGGTACACCCCGGTCGGCTCCCCCGCGCCCCCCGACGGCCTTCCGAGGCTCCCCGGCGGCAGTACCGCCGGACCCGCCGGACCCGCCGGGCCCGGCCGGTGCACGGTGACGCCGGTCGTCCACCAGTCCTCGGTGAGCCCCGGCTCGGGCACGGTCGACAGGACCTGCCCGGTGAGCGGGTCGTCGCCGACGGCCTTCACCCGCGCGCGGCTCACCGCGGGGGCACCCGGGTAGTCCCGCACGAAGGCGCGGCGGCTCTTCACGTACTGGTACACCGCCGTCCCGGTGCTCACCCACAGCCGGTCCGGGTCGCGCGCCACCTGCCCGAGGTCGTGCCCGCCCGGCTCCGGCAGCCGTACCTCGTCCACCGGGCGCAGCCGGGGCCGCCCGCCGACGGTACCGGCCCGCAGCGCCACCAGCCGGTCGCCGCCCAGCGCCCACAGGACGCCGCGCCGCCCGTCCCACTGCAGGCCGTGCGCGTCGGGCAGCGCGAAGTCGGCGGAGGCGTCGCCGGGCGGCGGCGCGTACAGCCGGACGAGGCCGCCGGTGCTGCCCGCGACGGCGACGGAGCCGTCCGGCAGCAGCTCGGCGCTGTGCGGGTTGACGCGCAGGGTGCCCGGGGCGAGGGCGCGGGCCCAGTACCGGTCGCCGGAGGGGTACGCGACGACCGCGGCGAACCCGTACGACGCGGTCGTCAGCACGTACGTCCGGCCCCGCCACCGCCGCACCTTGGCCTCGTCGGGGTGGACCCAGCTCCGCTCCGG
This portion of the Streptomyces changanensis genome encodes:
- a CDS encoding DUF6528 family protein translates to MPAVHLAALVALATVATAVLSIPAVRATPAVRPTPGVPPEAGVPAGTPDVIVTEQATRRLVVFDGRRRVWGPAAERWAFTPLGDPRYADLAPERSWVHPDEAKVRRWRGRTYVLTTASYGFAAVVAYPSGDRYWARALAPGTLRVNPHSAELLPDGSVAVAGSTGGLVRLYAPPPGDASADFALPDAHGLQWDGRRGVLWALGGDRLVALRAGTVGGRPRLRPVDEVRLPEPGGHDLGQVARDPDRLWVSTGTAVYQYVKSRRAFVRDYPGAPAVSRARVKAVGDDPLTGQVLSTVPEPGLTEDWWTTGVTVHRPGPAGPAGPAVLPPGSLGRPSGGAGEPTGVYRLAGGGIYKARWWRLPTGRTP
- a CDS encoding MerR family transcriptional regulator is translated as MEELAEAAGITPRTLRFYRERGLIPPPRREGRIAWYGPHHLARLRTVAALLERGHTLNGIADLASAFESGRDVGEVLGLGEPTEEEPVRLTPEQLADHFGDQVTAENFAAALDLGYLATDGEEIVHVSRRLLDVSSALVDEGVPLAAVLAAARRVRHHADALAELFTDLLRAHARDGDVDRLRPLAKSVVEAELSMALDRRLRARDAKA